A stretch of the Vibrio aphrogenes genome encodes the following:
- a CDS encoding TonB-dependent siderophore receptor encodes MKLSPNTSVKGLALILGIHGYAMAEDEPRSTLDSSNINETFTVVGQQHSYLNPQVSTATKTDIDPLDTPSTVNIINQQFLQDIGATTLEDAYGYTTSLTRSGVDADSFTLRGMPADLNTIQVNGLPGLASRFGSPTTANIEQVEILKGPASIMYGQIQPGGIVNIITKKPQDSASINYDISTRTYTTDVSGFGEDNRFVGTLDATGPLNESKTWLYRMIISGEDADSYRNDVNAQNYYFFPTLTYRPSALTELTFGLELQSEQRVADNGIAVLNHDINQAPSIDTHYQSADDTDEDKGTVAFATFTTALNNDFDFTVDWRSVWHEDSRNLYETRSVDDSTQTVSVRDRDQVNKREYHFVDVRTTGSLWAYGMEHKLLLGGNIGLEKKDFLRETYATTSVDFYNPQTSTARNESKYKQDHRITNYTNYGLYVQDSIRLNESWTVMGGLRYTRQDVDFDYVSKSTTDTQSTDAFVSQAGIVYKIYEGSSLYASYGESFNPNSVEKKDIYGDAFDPEKGRQYEFGTKTNILNENTNLTIAYFDIEKTNVVEQNDEGDYELLGGIRSKGIETELLVMPLENWQIKLGYSYVDSEISDNPDSSIQGNRTPMTAYNDAYIWTKYNLPYEVAGGILGTTLGVNYEGARYTSEDPSDRVELPAYVTVDVGLHYEINNYRTSLNIANLFDEQYYVGGTDNYRIYSGDPRKIMLSFSGKF; translated from the coding sequence ATGAAATTATCACCAAACACCAGCGTCAAAGGTTTAGCCTTAATACTTGGTATACATGGTTATGCCATGGCAGAAGATGAACCACGATCAACTCTTGATAGCTCAAATATTAACGAAACCTTCACGGTAGTTGGTCAACAACATTCTTATTTAAACCCTCAAGTCAGTACCGCAACCAAAACCGATATCGATCCTCTTGATACCCCCAGTACAGTCAATATTATCAACCAACAATTTTTACAAGATATCGGTGCTACGACGCTAGAAGACGCTTATGGTTATACAACCAGCCTCACTCGCTCTGGTGTCGATGCAGATAGTTTTACTTTACGTGGAATGCCGGCCGACCTGAATACAATTCAAGTCAATGGCTTACCCGGTTTAGCCTCACGCTTTGGCTCACCCACCACCGCCAATATCGAACAGGTTGAAATTTTAAAAGGTCCAGCTTCCATTATGTATGGGCAAATTCAACCCGGCGGAATCGTCAACATCATCACCAAAAAGCCGCAAGATTCCGCCTCAATCAACTATGATATTTCAACCCGCACTTATACTACCGATGTGAGTGGCTTTGGTGAAGACAATCGATTTGTGGGTACGCTAGATGCCACCGGGCCATTAAATGAAAGTAAAACCTGGTTATATCGAATGATAATCAGTGGTGAAGATGCCGATTCTTATCGCAATGACGTTAATGCCCAAAACTATTACTTTTTCCCCACACTGACTTATCGACCTTCAGCTCTAACAGAACTCACCTTTGGTTTAGAGCTTCAATCCGAACAACGTGTTGCCGATAACGGTATTGCCGTGCTCAATCATGATATAAATCAAGCCCCTTCAATTGATACCCATTATCAATCTGCTGATGATACTGACGAGGACAAAGGAACCGTTGCGTTCGCGACCTTCACTACGGCCTTGAATAATGATTTTGATTTTACCGTTGATTGGCGCAGTGTTTGGCATGAAGATTCACGTAATTTATACGAAACCAGAAGTGTCGATGATAGTACTCAAACCGTCAGTGTTCGTGACCGAGACCAAGTCAATAAACGGGAATATCATTTCGTTGATGTACGTACCACTGGCAGTCTCTGGGCTTATGGTATGGAACATAAACTACTCTTAGGTGGAAATATTGGCTTAGAAAAGAAAGATTTTCTTCGCGAAACCTACGCAACGACCAGTGTCGATTTTTATAATCCACAAACTTCGACTGCTCGCAATGAGAGTAAATACAAACAAGACCATCGAATCACCAATTACACAAACTATGGATTGTATGTTCAAGACTCCATCCGCCTGAATGAATCTTGGACCGTGATGGGTGGTTTACGTTATACCCGTCAAGATGTCGATTTTGACTATGTCAGCAAATCGACAACCGATACACAATCTACCGATGCCTTTGTTTCTCAAGCCGGTATTGTTTATAAAATCTATGAAGGTAGCTCACTCTATGCTAGCTATGGCGAAAGCTTTAACCCTAATAGTGTTGAGAAAAAAGACATCTACGGCGATGCTTTTGATCCCGAAAAAGGCCGTCAATATGAATTTGGTACTAAAACCAACATACTCAACGAGAACACCAATCTCACGATTGCATATTTTGATATCGAAAAAACCAATGTGGTTGAGCAAAACGATGAAGGCGATTATGAATTACTTGGTGGCATACGCAGTAAAGGGATTGAAACTGAATTATTAGTCATGCCCCTTGAAAACTGGCAAATCAAGCTCGGCTACTCTTATGTGGATTCAGAGATTTCAGACAACCCTGATTCCTCAATCCAAGGTAATCGTACGCCAATGACGGCTTATAATGATGCGTATATTTGGACAAAATACAACCTCCCCTATGAAGTTGCCGGTGGCATTTTAGGGACAACATTAGGAGTGAATTATGAAGGAGCTCGTTATACCAGCGAAGATCCTTCCGACCGTGTCGAATTACCCGCTTATGTCACCGTGGATGTCGGGCTGCATTATGAAATCAATAACTATCGAACTTCCCTTAATATCGCCAATCTTTTTGATGAACAATATTATGTAGGCGGTACGGATAATTATCGCATCTATTCAGGTGATCCACGTAAAATCATGCTGAGCTTTTCAGGTAAGTTTTAA
- the fecE gene encoding Fe(3+) dicitrate ABC transporter ATP-binding protein FecE has translation MISTHKLQVSYGDTVIIKELSLTIPKGKITALIGPNGCGKSTLLKTLARIHKPKMGNVLLNNVPLNAYDDKELARELSLLPQMLVTPEGINVQRLVEYGRSPYLSHWGKLGVADKAYVAKAMQETGVSELALQPVESLSGGQRQRAWIAMILAQDTNIVMLDEPTTYLDLSHQIELMKIMREMNKQGKTVVVVLHDLNQACRYCDHLVILKQGELVAQGTPEHVFTETMLEEVFSLKAKVIQDPIAQTPMCVAY, from the coding sequence ATGATTTCGACCCATAAATTGCAAGTTTCTTATGGTGATACTGTCATTATTAAAGAATTAAGTCTCACCATCCCAAAGGGAAAAATTACAGCGTTAATTGGGCCAAATGGCTGTGGTAAATCAACGTTGCTGAAAACGTTGGCAAGGATCCATAAACCTAAAATGGGAAACGTGTTACTGAATAATGTTCCCCTTAATGCTTATGATGATAAAGAGCTGGCTCGTGAATTGTCTTTGTTACCGCAAATGTTAGTCACACCGGAGGGCATTAACGTACAAAGGTTAGTTGAATATGGTCGCTCACCTTACTTGTCGCACTGGGGTAAGTTGGGGGTAGCCGATAAAGCTTATGTAGCAAAAGCGATGCAAGAAACCGGGGTCAGTGAGTTAGCCTTACAACCTGTTGAATCGTTATCTGGGGGGCAACGTCAACGAGCTTGGATAGCCATGATATTAGCGCAAGATACCAATATTGTGATGCTGGATGAACCGACGACCTATTTGGATCTCTCTCATCAAATTGAGTTAATGAAAATAATGAGAGAGATGAATAAACAAGGGAAAACCGTGGTTGTGGTTTTACACGATTTAAATCAAGCGTGTCGTTATTGCGATCACCTCGTGATATTGAAACAAGGCGAATTAGTGGCGCAAGGTACTCCGGAACATGTGTTTACTGAAACGATGCTTGAGGAGGTTTTTTCTCTGAAAGCAAAAGTCATTCAAGACCCCATCGCACAAACGCCAATGTGTGTCGCTTATTAG
- a CDS encoding YibL family ribosome-associated protein, producing the protein MSQQNELQQLNNRLDKCRHKLAAAQKRADKAMIYQFEAEINQLSKKVAQINHKQSYDINKERKALLAMPFSRALTKEEKADQGKLKKSIKGLVVVHPLTKIGKALNLEEMTGFAPKEF; encoded by the coding sequence ATGAGCCAACAAAACGAACTACAACAACTTAATAATCGACTCGATAAGTGCCGCCATAAACTTGCTGCAGCACAAAAGCGTGCGGATAAAGCCATGATTTATCAATTTGAAGCTGAGATTAATCAACTCAGTAAAAAAGTTGCTCAAATCAACCACAAACAAAGTTATGACATCAATAAAGAACGTAAAGCTTTATTAGCGATGCCTTTTAGCCGTGCCCTAACTAAAGAAGAAAAAGCCGATCAAGGCAAACTGAAAAAATCAATCAAAGGCTTAGTGGTGGTTCATCCTCTGACTAAAATTGGTAAAGCATTAAACCTAGAAGAAATGACTGGCTTTGCACCGAAAGAATTTTAA
- a CDS encoding metal-dependent hydrolase — MDPVSQGVLGATAALLVSNKSHRVHAAKVGCVAGLAPDLDVLIKSSSDPLLALEFHRQFTHSLFFIPIGGLIVAFLLWAVVYRQVPFKQTLLFATIGYATHGLLDAFTTYGTQLLWPLSNQRIAWDMIGIIDPLVTVPLLLAVILTCRTKAKKWIVIGSLFFVAYMSFGALQHHRALQAVQLMASAHTTPIQRVKAMPTIGNLLVWRTLYQAGDQYYVNALRISLFGEIKMYPGQSIAVLNQQKAFPTLDKHSVQQQDIQRFRWFSDGWLVSSPSTPNAIADLRYSPQVNGTTPLWEIVITPHQSEQHISYQSHTQENQRQLLPWQILTDH, encoded by the coding sequence ATGGATCCGGTTTCTCAAGGTGTATTAGGTGCAACGGCAGCATTATTAGTGTCTAACAAGAGTCATCGTGTTCATGCGGCAAAAGTGGGTTGTGTGGCTGGGTTAGCACCCGATTTAGATGTCTTAATCAAATCCAGCTCCGACCCTCTGCTGGCGTTGGAATTTCATCGGCAATTTACCCATTCGCTCTTTTTTATTCCTATTGGCGGCTTGATCGTCGCCTTTTTACTTTGGGCGGTGGTATACCGGCAAGTGCCTTTTAAGCAAACCCTGTTATTCGCCACGATTGGTTATGCTACTCACGGCTTATTAGACGCTTTCACCACCTACGGCACCCAACTATTGTGGCCGCTGTCTAATCAACGTATCGCGTGGGATATGATTGGCATTATCGACCCCTTGGTTACTGTTCCATTACTTCTCGCAGTCATACTGACTTGCCGCACTAAAGCCAAAAAATGGATCGTTATCGGCTCACTCTTCTTTGTCGCTTATATGAGTTTTGGCGCCCTGCAACATCATCGCGCTTTGCAAGCGGTACAACTGATGGCCAGTGCTCATACTACGCCTATTCAGCGAGTTAAAGCCATGCCGACGATTGGTAATTTACTGGTGTGGCGTACGCTTTATCAGGCAGGAGATCAATATTACGTCAATGCACTAAGAATCTCGTTATTTGGGGAGATCAAAATGTACCCAGGTCAAAGCATTGCGGTACTCAACCAACAAAAAGCCTTCCCAACTTTAGATAAACACAGCGTGCAACAACAAGACATACAACGCTTTCGTTGGTTTAGTGATGGTTGGTTAGTATCATCCCCTTCCACTCCTAATGCCATTGCTGATTTACGCTATTCACCTCAAGTTAATGGCACTACACCGCTGTGGGAGATTGTGATTACACCGCATCAATCTGAGCAACATATTAGCTATCAAAGCCATACTCAAGAAAACCAACGACAATTACTCCCTTGGCAAATATTAACCGATCATTAA
- a CDS encoding TetR/AcrR family transcriptional regulator has product MNEKRQLLVKTALHLFYDNGINSVGINEVLKVSGVAKKTLYHHFQSKEQLILAVLEERHNIFIEWLTLKLKASTSPQDLIERLFTALKSWFDSDEPMLGHFRGCFFINSAAEFGQPNNEVALYCCKHKHDVRNIIEQFLPGAPPTLVDTICLMKEGAITTAYVTGQHDVTKQCIKMLTQVINKPL; this is encoded by the coding sequence ATGAATGAAAAAAGACAATTATTAGTAAAGACAGCGTTACATCTGTTTTATGATAATGGTATTAATTCGGTTGGTATTAACGAAGTATTGAAAGTGTCTGGGGTCGCTAAAAAGACGCTTTATCATCATTTTCAAAGTAAAGAGCAGTTAATACTAGCCGTACTCGAAGAAAGGCATAATATCTTTATAGAATGGTTAACATTAAAGTTAAAGGCTTCAACAAGTCCTCAAGATTTAATTGAAAGACTTTTTACCGCTTTGAAGAGTTGGTTTGATAGCGATGAACCTATGTTAGGTCATTTTCGGGGGTGTTTTTTTATTAATAGCGCAGCCGAGTTTGGCCAACCTAATAACGAAGTTGCCCTATATTGTTGTAAGCATAAGCACGACGTTAGAAATATTATTGAGCAATTCTTACCTGGAGCCCCTCCTACCTTAGTAGATACAATCTGTCTTATGAAAGAGGGGGCAATTACTACCGCATACGTAACAGGTCAGCATGACGTAACCAAGCAATGTATCAAAATGCTCACCCAAGTAATAAATAAACCGTTATAA
- a CDS encoding HPP family protein — protein sequence MKRFILPIISGLGATLAIGLLALLNGTLKDIVLLMAPFGATAVLVFGIPDSPLAQPKNVIFGHLITAMIGIIFVQYIGITPLDLGLATGLGVTAMLVTNTTHPPAGANPLLIMLSGQNWEFLISPVLIGALVIVALGKTMLRFQHQIISNKKPN from the coding sequence ATGAAAAGGTTTATTCTCCCTATAATTTCTGGACTTGGCGCCACTTTAGCAATAGGTCTACTTGCACTATTAAATGGCACTCTCAAAGATATTGTGCTACTCATGGCCCCATTTGGAGCAACAGCAGTATTAGTATTTGGGATCCCAGATAGCCCACTTGCTCAGCCTAAAAATGTCATTTTCGGTCATTTAATCACAGCGATGATTGGTATAATATTTGTACAATACATAGGTATAACTCCGTTGGATTTAGGACTTGCAACAGGTTTAGGAGTCACAGCTATGCTAGTAACAAACACGACTCACCCACCAGCTGGGGCTAATCCATTATTAATTATGTTGTCAGGACAAAATTGGGAATTTTTAATCTCACCAGTCTTAATTGGAGCTTTAGTCATTGTTGCATTAGGAAAGACGATGCTAAGATTTCAGCATCAGATAATCAGCAATAAAAAACCTAACTAA
- a CDS encoding DUF445 family protein encodes MNKSLITNLISILLLIIGYQIQNTIVLYAGLFAFSGAITNWLAIHMLFEKVPGLYGSGVIPARFEEFKAAIKHLMMDQFFTQKNIDKFVNQGMSSATSLDLAPVIKKIDLSPSFDSLTDVIMNSSFGGMLTMLGGVEAIQPLKQPFVEKMQSSIIDISQSEQVKQALKEQFEQPAMLEDIQTNIEKIIDQRLNELTPKMVKEIVQTMIQKHLGWLVVWGGIFGGLIGVISAIISAA; translated from the coding sequence ATGAACAAAAGCCTAATCACAAACCTCATCTCCATTCTTCTTTTGATTATTGGTTATCAAATACAAAACACCATCGTGTTGTATGCGGGCCTGTTTGCCTTTTCTGGTGCTATCACAAACTGGCTCGCCATTCACATGCTGTTTGAAAAAGTCCCAGGCTTATATGGATCTGGCGTGATCCCTGCACGGTTTGAAGAATTTAAAGCGGCGATTAAACACCTCATGATGGATCAATTCTTTACCCAAAAAAATATAGACAAATTTGTAAACCAAGGTATGAGCAGCGCCACCTCATTGGACTTAGCCCCTGTTATTAAAAAAATTGATCTCTCACCATCTTTTGATTCATTAACCGACGTCATCATGAATTCATCATTCGGTGGTATGCTGACGATGTTGGGTGGTGTTGAAGCAATCCAGCCACTAAAACAACCCTTCGTTGAAAAAATGCAAAGCTCAATCATTGATATCAGCCAAAGCGAGCAAGTCAAACAAGCACTCAAAGAACAGTTTGAACAGCCAGCAATGTTAGAAGACATTCAAACCAATATTGAAAAAATTATTGATCAGCGTTTGAACGAATTAACCCCAAAGATGGTCAAAGAAATCGTGCAAACTATGATTCAAAAACATTTGGGTTGGTTAGTAGTTTGGGGTGGCATTTTCGGTGGTTTAATCGGGGTCATTTCCGCCATTATCAGCGCAGCCTAA
- a CDS encoding iron chelate uptake ABC transporter family permease subunit codes for MDKTLRSPQIKLIIFIILLAGLGVAGLMIGAMQVPLSQIGHTLLFGGEFDFIVNQYRLPRVVLAIGVGAGLGLSGMLVQGVIRNPLASPDLMGISAGAGLAATSLLILYPEAPLYTLSLSALAGGLGAALLILIMAYKINPTPSHLALIGISVSVFFASCIDFLLIVNPVEINTAMVWLTGSLWGRSWEQVPYIGGILLVMLPFSLWLAWRLDVMGLGEEAASSLGVQPKRLQGMALFSAVVLASISISVCGTISFVGLLAPHLSRMVFGHHHKFLVPSSAIFGALMVLISDILARGVQPPLELPAGVLTSLIGAPYFIFLLQRYKGWS; via the coding sequence ATGGATAAGACATTAAGAAGTCCGCAAATTAAGCTTATTATTTTTATCATCTTGCTCGCAGGTTTGGGGGTGGCGGGTTTGATGATCGGTGCAATGCAAGTACCGCTTTCTCAAATTGGGCATACATTATTGTTTGGTGGTGAGTTTGATTTCATTGTTAATCAGTACCGTTTACCTCGTGTTGTTTTAGCCATTGGGGTTGGCGCTGGGCTTGGATTATCCGGCATGTTGGTTCAAGGTGTGATACGTAATCCATTAGCTTCACCAGATCTGATGGGGATCAGTGCTGGAGCAGGGTTAGCCGCGACCTCACTTTTGATTCTCTACCCTGAAGCCCCCTTATATACCTTATCGCTTAGTGCCTTAGCAGGAGGGCTCGGTGCCGCATTATTGATTTTAATTATGGCGTATAAAATCAATCCAACTCCGAGTCATCTGGCCTTAATTGGCATCTCGGTCAGCGTCTTTTTTGCCAGTTGCATCGACTTCTTATTGATTGTGAATCCTGTTGAAATTAACACGGCAATGGTGTGGTTAACCGGCAGCTTATGGGGGCGCTCTTGGGAGCAAGTGCCCTATATTGGAGGGATTTTATTGGTCATGTTGCCATTTTCTTTATGGTTAGCCTGGCGATTGGATGTGATGGGGTTAGGGGAAGAGGCCGCCAGCTCACTGGGGGTCCAACCTAAACGTCTCCAAGGAATGGCATTATTCTCGGCGGTGGTATTGGCTAGTATCAGTATTTCGGTGTGTGGCACGATCAGTTTTGTCGGTCTACTGGCCCCTCATTTATCACGAATGGTATTTGGGCATCATCATAAGTTTTTAGTACCTAGCTCTGCCATCTTTGGGGCCCTGATGGTGCTCATTTCCGATATATTAGCAAGAGGTGTACAACCACCACTTGAGCTTCCTGCTGGAGTATTGACGTCTTTAATTGGCGCGCCTTATTTTATTTTTCTATTACAACGCTACAAAGGTTGGTCATGA
- a CDS encoding RDD family protein has protein sequence MKKFELRDTLVEYEYVGFWSRVGASIIDTILYSIVIGILALPTLDSYQQSFSTQTEHYSFSSYSTSWTGSMLSDTWWSYIPLLIVTVLFWKFKGATPGKMLIKAQVVDAKTGQRLTTVQSVIRYLGYFLSTFLFMLGFLWVAFDGRKQGLHDKIAGTVVIRPKAGTFKPNL, from the coding sequence ATGAAAAAATTCGAATTACGTGACACCTTAGTGGAATACGAATACGTTGGCTTTTGGTCACGTGTGGGTGCCAGCATTATCGATACTATTTTATATTCTATCGTGATAGGAATATTAGCGCTTCCAACCTTAGACTCGTATCAACAAAGCTTTTCGACACAAACTGAGCATTATTCTTTCTCATCTTACTCGACCTCTTGGACGGGTTCGATGTTATCCGATACTTGGTGGAGTTATATTCCGCTCTTAATTGTGACGGTGTTATTCTGGAAATTCAAAGGTGCCACACCGGGTAAAATGCTAATTAAAGCTCAAGTGGTCGATGCTAAAACAGGGCAACGTTTAACGACTGTTCAATCCGTCATTCGTTATTTGGGCTATTTTTTGTCGACGTTCCTGTTTATGCTGGGTTTTCTTTGGGTGGCATTTGATGGTCGCAAACAAGGTTTACATGACAAAATAGCCGGCACTGTGGTTATTCGCCCTAAAGCAGGCACCTTTAAACCCAACCTTTAA
- a CDS encoding hydrogenase maturation protease codes for MMPSTHRTHPADSELSAGEPSANPTKLLLLGIGNILYGDEGIGVHFTNYLKDKYHFQHADFIIDIIDGGTLAHGLIPLLSEYEQLIVVDTINSATGKPGDVYWFDFDHAPADVDWQGSAHEVEMLQTLIMMDMVGDRPHTLVLGVIPTIIEPMFMGLTERIKSSVATMERTVIQHLIELGFTINEHLPNLTIDDVIPDAQKRTLDSILLNERKTL; via the coding sequence ATGATGCCATCCACACATCGAACCCACCCCGCTGACAGCGAATTGTCGGCGGGTGAACCGTCAGCCAACCCCACGAAACTTCTGCTGCTTGGCATTGGTAATATTTTATATGGCGATGAAGGCATCGGCGTGCATTTTACCAATTACCTTAAAGATAAATATCACTTTCAACATGCTGATTTTATAATAGATATTATCGACGGTGGCACCTTAGCCCATGGGTTAATTCCACTATTATCTGAATACGAGCAATTGATTGTTGTTGACACGATTAACAGCGCCACAGGCAAACCAGGTGATGTGTATTGGTTCGATTTTGATCATGCCCCCGCCGATGTTGATTGGCAAGGCAGCGCACATGAAGTTGAAATGCTGCAAACCTTAATCATGATGGATATGGTCGGTGACCGCCCTCACACCTTGGTATTAGGCGTCATTCCAACGATCATCGAACCCATGTTTATGGGGCTCACCGAACGCATTAAATCATCGGTTGCCACCATGGAACGTACCGTTATCCAACACTTAATCGAATTAGGATTTACCATCAACGAACACCTGCCCAACTTAACGATTGATGATGTGATCCCCGACGCACAAAAACGTACCCTTGACTCAATTCTCTTAAACGAACGAAAAACGCTATGA
- a CDS encoding FecCD family ABC transporter permease translates to MRSPFFPLFTWLLLSVLLAFGSLFSLLSWSSFPLTIHHLVDTLMSFDSTSIEHQILLSIRIPRLLSGFTIGASLAISGALIQGLTRNPLASPSVLGINTGAACFMALAAIGAPFLVDLPSVVVAAMGGCVSGALVMILGGFFSSRPHKLKLILAGIAISALFSGITRAAVILADDKAYSVVSWLAGSLSSMSWVQWQILWPYSVSGLLLAIYIAKFLNLLSLGNEVATSLGLNITMTRTLTCLAVVLLTTSSVAVAGPIGFVGMLVPHIVKRLVGNDFHILIPACGVLGGSLIVWADGFSRAIAFPAETPVGVITALIGTPFFIFLAMRGR, encoded by the coding sequence ATGCGATCCCCTTTCTTTCCTCTTTTTACTTGGTTATTACTGAGCGTGCTTTTAGCTTTTGGTAGCCTTTTTTCGCTTCTATCGTGGTCTAGTTTTCCTCTTACTATTCATCATTTGGTCGATACTCTCATGTCCTTTGACTCGACGAGTATTGAACATCAAATATTGCTTTCGATTCGAATACCTCGGTTACTTTCTGGCTTTACCATCGGCGCTAGCTTGGCTATTTCTGGAGCGTTAATTCAAGGGCTTACCCGTAATCCTTTAGCCTCACCTTCGGTATTGGGTATTAATACCGGGGCTGCTTGTTTTATGGCACTTGCTGCAATAGGGGCTCCCTTCTTAGTGGATCTTCCTAGTGTGGTGGTGGCGGCGATGGGCGGCTGTGTGAGTGGTGCATTAGTGATGATACTTGGTGGGTTCTTTTCATCTCGTCCACACAAACTTAAATTAATATTGGCAGGGATTGCAATTAGCGCTTTATTTAGCGGTATAACACGTGCTGCAGTGATATTGGCTGATGATAAAGCTTATTCGGTGGTCAGTTGGTTAGCGGGTTCATTATCGTCAATGAGTTGGGTGCAATGGCAGATCTTGTGGCCCTACAGTGTGAGCGGATTGTTGCTGGCCATATACATTGCGAAATTCTTAAATCTACTTTCTTTAGGGAATGAGGTTGCCACAAGTTTGGGCTTGAACATCACAATGACGCGCACCTTGACGTGTCTCGCAGTGGTGTTATTAACGACATCCAGCGTTGCAGTGGCGGGGCCAATTGGTTTTGTTGGCATGTTAGTACCTCATATTGTGAAGCGGTTAGTGGGGAATGATTTTCACATTCTAATCCCGGCTTGTGGGGTCTTAGGTGGTAGCTTGATTGTTTGGGCTGATGGTTTTTCAAGGGCGATTGCTTTTCCTGCTGAAACACCAGTAGGAGTGATTACGGCCTTGATCGGTACGCCATTCTTTATCTTTTTAGCAATGAGAGGTCGCTAA
- the cybH gene encoding Ni/Fe-hydrogenase, b-type cytochrome subunit, with the protein MSESSQTLDNHTVKATTIPGGKAAQSHSLQIQHIPTMREFAFTPLIRIFHWTRFLSILILIATGFYIAWPFLMSPKSTDVLVQGWLRFGHLICGFLFSGITIVRCYLFLFSKDNSERRSLKDALRKDRWIAQIKAYIFLGKPDEKAGLYGPMQLVTYAVFYTCSLVMVFTGLALYAHVYHQGLGGLIYEPSTWLVKAVGGLANLRNLHHYFTWVFIVFLFLHVYLAIWTGLRFKKAAVDAIISGYDYHTEEHLSVAAALSEQLSKKQEQTDSQNANTPKTKTPKIDTSNTDTQK; encoded by the coding sequence ATGAGTGAGTCATCTCAAACGCTTGACAATCATACCGTGAAAGCGACAACCATACCCGGTGGGAAAGCCGCGCAAAGCCATTCTTTGCAAATCCAACATATTCCCACTATGCGTGAGTTTGCTTTCACTCCCCTGATCCGTATTTTTCACTGGACGCGTTTTCTATCTATTTTGATTTTAATCGCCACCGGGTTTTACATCGCTTGGCCATTTTTAATGTCACCAAAATCAACCGATGTTTTAGTGCAAGGCTGGCTACGTTTTGGTCACCTCATCTGTGGCTTTTTATTTTCTGGCATTACCATTGTACGTTGTTATTTATTCTTATTTTCCAAAGACAACAGCGAACGTCGCTCCTTAAAAGATGCCTTGAGAAAAGATCGCTGGATTGCGCAAATAAAAGCCTACATTTTCTTAGGTAAGCCGGATGAAAAAGCCGGGTTATATGGCCCAATGCAATTAGTAACTTATGCGGTATTTTATACTTGCTCATTAGTCATGGTATTTACCGGCCTAGCCTTATATGCCCACGTGTATCACCAAGGTTTAGGCGGGTTAATTTATGAGCCTTCCACTTGGTTAGTCAAAGCAGTGGGCGGACTGGCGAACTTACGGAATTTACACCATTACTTTACTTGGGTCTTTATTGTGTTCTTATTCTTGCATGTCTACTTAGCAATTTGGACTGGTTTACGCTTTAAGAAAGCTGCGGTCGATGCCATTATTTCTGGCTATGATTATCATACCGAAGAACACTTATCGGTTGCGGCGGCCTTGTCTGAACAACTCTCTAAAAAACAAGAGCAAACTGACAGTCAAAATGCCAATACCCCCAAAACCAAGACGCCCAAAATAGATACCTCAAACACAGATACTCAAAAATGA